Genomic segment of Drosophila willistoni isolate 14030-0811.24 chromosome 2L unlocalized genomic scaffold, UCI_dwil_1.1 Seg139, whole genome shotgun sequence:
CAGAgataaaaattaagtaaaaagaATAGACAAGACGatggccaaaaagaaaaaaaaaggacgcTAAGCGTCGTCTAGGCGGGACGAGTGTGGGAGCAGCATGATAAGGCAACATTGACACCTTCAACGAGGACAGGGACAAGagactctctctctttcttccCGTTTTTACCTGCTAACACTAACGAGTAACAAATTTTCGCAGAGGTCCAGAGGAAGAGGACTGTACATTGAATACTATAACATAGTCTATTTCTGGCCTAGCTTCTGGAATGGAAATCGGGCAGGGAGGGGGACAAGTGGAACGAAGCGTATGCGTGTGTAATTAAGTGTCGCAAAAAGACGCAGGAGGCAGCTCCTgagaatgaaatgaaactgGATaaaagtgtgtgtgagtatggGGGAGAGGACATGGCCGGGACAGGAGTGGAAGTTGGGGGAGGAGatagaaggaggaggaggaggactgctgcttacatatgtatgtaaataggAAAAGCTTGTTTGTTGTACTCCTGGTTGGCTTTGCTTcgaatggatggatggatgggaTGGATGTTGAGAGGGGGATGGGTGATAAAAATGTTGATGTAAATTGCAAAAAGCAGTTTTTATGTCCCGTTGCCtcagaacacacacacacgcacacccacccacccatATACTCACCATGGATGAATAgaggcaaaacaaaacacaacaaggaaaaaaaagccTCTGAAGTGGTGCAAAATATTAGACAAGGGCGGTTGCCTGTGGTTGGAGAGCTACATAGAAGGAAGCTAGTGGTGGCCCAATGGGTGTGGGCATAGAAATCTTCGATGGGTGGGTGGTGTGAGTTTCCACTGGGACTTTGATGTACCTTTAGGATAAAGGTACATAATAGGGGGACAAAAAATAACTACAATAAGGATATTGTAGTTATTTTTTGTCCCCctattatatttataaataacttaaaaaattgaacaaaatggCGCAATATTTTAGAGAATTTGCCCACATTGAAAAGAGTGTTGGCAAATTCACTAAATTTGCGTTTTCCAGCACTCTCAAGTAGTGCTCCTTAACTTTGTCAACGTCAAAATGACAATCCgagaaaaatgcattaaaatatttgcaaaatattccagtaaaaatttaataaaaccAGTTTTTAGTGCATTGTGGCCATAGATTAAACGAATTTCGCGTGTAAAACCTCTTAAAAAACACTTTAACCAGACAGACCACCAAAAAACAAAGGCAAAGAAGAAGGCGAAGGCTAAAACTGCTGGAGCGTCATGGTAGGAGAATTAAGATTTAACAACTTTTTTCTCCTCTACTTAAATTCGACAAATCTTTCGCTTAGGCTCATGTACCAAAAACGCTGtcattgaaattaaaaataccgAGTCGCATACAGCCCGAAGTTAATCCAGCACCTGGTCGTGTGGGTCAGTATACGAACAAATTGCATTATTTCAAGAAACACCTGTTGGACGAGGTATGCAAGAAGAAGTTTGCTTTGGATTTTATGGAACCTGTCGATACGGAGGTATTGCAGGTGCCAACCTATTATACCATCATTGAACGTCCCATGGACTTGGGGACCATTACGAAACGTGTACAAAACAATTACTATAATAGTGTGGATGAGGCTGTAGCGGATTTTCGTTTGGTATTGCGCAATTGTTTCACATTTAATCGTCCTGGCGATGTTGTCCATCGAAAGGGTAAAATGCTGGAGAAATTCTTTtataagaaaatcaaaagTTTACCCAAAGGTGCGGAGATTCTGTGCAAAAAAGATCCCAAGGCGGTGAGTAAAGCAAAGTTAAATGGACCAAAGACAATGGCCACATTGGCCAACACGGAGCGTCAGTGTCGGGAGCAGTTGAAGAAATTGCAGAATTTTACCAATCAAGCGGATACAAATGCCCGAAATTTCTTTAGCAACAAATGGGAATCTCTGTTCAAGAAGGTGGACCGACATTATTTCAAATCGTACGAAGAGTTTCGTCATCATGTGGATGGCATATTCAGAAAGTATCATGATCCAGCCAAAATGATTTACGAACGGACATTTGGAATGCCTCAGCCTGGTGGTGAATCTCTATTTGGTGGTGCTTTGACTAAAGGTGATCTCGGGGAATTATTGCAAGCAACAAATGAAGCGGAGAATGGGCTCTATAATGGCAGTCGGCCCAAGGATGTTATAGAAACCTTTCGAGGCACAATCGATcgattaaaacaaaaattagaaGCGGATTCGAAGGATTTTCAAACATCGACAACGGTTGAACCTTGGCCTGTGGCCGGTGAACACAATCAGAAACCCGAGGAATTGGTACGCGTTGAGGTGAACGAGGCACACTTGATGGTAACCCCCAGCGAGTTGCAATCCTTGGTGACGGTGGATTTGCCTAATAGCTCCGATGAGGATAGCACTGAGAAATCCAAGAACGCGG
This window contains:
- the LOC6638205 gene encoding bromodomain-containing protein 2, with the translated sequence MAHVPKTLSLKLKIPSRIQPEVNPAPGRVGQYTNKLHYFKKHLLDEVCKKKFALDFMEPVDTEVLQVPTYYTIIERPMDLGTITKRVQNNYYNSVDEAVADFRLVLRNCFTFNRPGDVVHRKGKMLEKFFYKKIKSLPKGAEILCKKDPKAVSKAKLNGPKTMATLANTERQCREQLKKLQNFTNQADTNARNFFSNKWESLFKKVDRHYFKSYEEFRHHVDGIFRKYHDPAKMIYERTFGMPQPGGESLFGGALTKGDLGELLQATNEAENGLYNGSRPKDVIETFRGTIDRLKQKLEADSKDFQTSTTVEPWPVAGEHNQKPEELVRVEVNEAHLMVTPSELQSLVTVDLPNSSDEDSTEKSKNAAVSDMERRTIQKLFARLPPHSMREIVHLVQQTEGLETDNSEQVSFDVKSFGTDILFLMKKAVVKAMRAHSKVNLKDMHPVEKEGLQRNLESQLDSITRMLNNSRRRNPCFTAKSMAAAATSGTVKRRGVGRPARQPANPAPRLPIQQSSRLSDTSDDDNETNQSMNPRISPQRNQLKLPLKRPHVKASPPQKQKRICPGGDKPRDPNKPPRSHLSESSSSSSSSSSSSSGSSSSGDSSSSSSSSSGSDSSSDDTPS